CGGGCGTGCAGCTTCGCGTCCGGTACATCGTGGCCGCCGTGTTGGACTCGCTGCTTCACGCGCGCGACGGAGACCAGCGGGCTGTCGAGGCCGATGAAAATCAGGAAGACGATGAAGCCACCGGCCCGGGCGCTTTCGAGAAATCCCCGCTTGGCGCCCACCGGGTCGGAGAAGACCGTCTCGGTGCAGAAGGGCAGACGCGCTTCCACGAAGGCCGCTCGGAGTCGCTCGGCCTCGGCGAAAGCCCGGCGTTCGATATCGTCGGGCGGCGCGCTCGGATCGGCGCTCCGCAGAGCGTGGGCCACGCGGTCCGCGTTGACGAATGGGAGCCCGAGATCGTCGAGGTACTCCTCGAAGAAGGTCGTCTTCCCGGAGCCGTTGGGCCCCGCGAGGAAGATCAGGATGGGTTCGGCCTGCAGGGCCGCGCGCAGGGAACCCAACGGCTCGGGGATCACTTGCGCCGAGTGGACTTCCCTCCAGCGGGCATGAATCGACGGCGCTTCAGGTAACCCCGAGTCCGGGTGCCGTCGGGGTGGACCTCCACGATCCTCCCGGGATGCCCCGGATCTGTCGCATAGAGTGGCGTCCCGGCGGCGCGGATCCGCGCCTTGATGCTCTCGCGGTCTCCGTCTTCGACCAGCCGCGCCAGCAGGCGATGCACCTCGTCGCGTCGGGCGAACGTCGGAATCGGCAGGGCTTGGCCGGCTCGCTTGAGGGCCAGCACGTCGCGATAGGCCACCATCACCTCAATAGCCCGGCCGAGCGTGGCCCAGTGCTCGATCTGAGCGGTGGCCGAGCGGTGCGCGCTCTGCGCCTCCGCCTTCGCCAGAGCCAGGAGCCTATCCGAGACTTTGACGGGCGACGGCATCACCCTGCCTCCTGGGTAGCAGTCTGCTACCAGAGTAGTAGTTTACTACCGCCCACGGGCCAGGCAAAGCGTGAACGTCCGCTCCTCCGAGTCCCATGGGAGTCGATCTCAGCCGAGGGGAGGACGGCGCCGCCACCAGCCGGCGGCCTGCTCGTAGGCGTGGCCGACGCGAAGGACCGTCGCCTCGGCGAATGGCCGGCCGACGATCTGGAGCCCGAGCGGCAGGCCCGCCGCCGAGAAGCCGCAGGGGAGGCTGAGAACCGGCACGCCCAGACCGTTCCACGGCCGCGTGAGCCGCGAGAAGCGACCCATCCGGGCGACGACATCCGCCGTCGTCCCGGCCTTGGCGGCCTCGAGGGTCGGGGCGGGCTCCGGGATCGTCGGCGCCACCAACACGTCGACCGTGGCGAGCACGTCCCGGACGAACGCCCGGGTCAGGCGGGCCCGGAGGCGGGTGGCCTGCAGGTATTCGTAGGCGCTCAGCTGGAAGCCCACATCGAGCCGCGCCCGCACGGCCGGCTGGAGCGCGTGCGGCTGCTCGCGGACGAGCCGCGCGTGGACGGCGGCGCTCTCGCACCGGGCGATGATGTTGCAGACGTCCGACATGATCTGCGGGTCGGGCAGGGGCTGCTCGACGACGCGCGCGCCGAGGTGACCCAGCGTCCCGATGGCCGCGCGTGCGGCGGCCGTCACCTCGGGATCGAGCCCGACCCAGTAGTAGTTCTCCGGCACCCCGACCCGTAGGCCTGTGATCGGGCCATCGAGCTGGGTCACGTAGTCGGGGACGGGCCGGTGGCTCGTCGTGGCGTCGGCCGGGTCGTGGCCCCCGATGACGGCGAGCAGGAGCGCGGCGTCCCGCACCGTCCGCGCCATGGGGCCGACGTGGTCCAGGGACCACGACAGTGGCATCACGCCGGCCCGGCTGACGCGCCCGTAGGTCGGCTTGAGCCCGACGATGCCGCAGCAGGCGGCCGGCAGGCGGATCGATCCGCCGGTATCGGTCCCGAGGGCGCCGACCACGAGGCCCGCCGCCACCGCGGCCCCGGAGCCACTCGAGGAGCCGCCCGCGCAGTGGCCGAGCCGCCACGGGTTCTGCACGTCTCCGTGGTGGGCGTTGTCCCCGAACGGGCCCAGGGCGAGCTCGGTCATGTTGAGCTTGCCGAGCGTGATCGCGCCCGCCTGGGTCAGGCGAGCGACGGCCGTGGCGTCCTGCTCGGCGATGAAGTACTCGGCCGTCTTCGTTCCGCACGAGGTGGGGAGCCCGCGGATGAAGCAGAGGTCCTTGTAGGCCAGGGGGACCCCGTGGAGGGGGCCGCGGAGTCGGCCGGCCGCGGCCTCGCCCTCCCGCACCCGGGCCAGCTCGAGCGCCCCCTCGGCGTCGACGGTGATGAAGGCGCGGAGGGTCCGGTCG
The sequence above is a segment of the Candidatus Methylomirabilota bacterium genome. Coding sequences within it:
- a CDS encoding amidase — its product is MTVTEWTLGALADAIRAGQVSPVEATEACLARIERHDRTLRAFITVDAEGALELARVREGEAAAGRLRGPLHGVPLAYKDLCFIRGLPTSCGTKTAEYFIAEQDATAVARLTQAGAITLGKLNMTELALGPFGDNAHHGDVQNPWRLGHCAGGSSSGSGAAVAAGLVVGALGTDTGGSIRLPAACCGIVGLKPTYGRVSRAGVMPLSWSLDHVGPMARTVRDAALLLAVIGGHDPADATTSHRPVPDYVTQLDGPITGLRVGVPENYYWVGLDPEVTAAARAAIGTLGHLGARVVEQPLPDPQIMSDVCNIIARCESAAVHARLVREQPHALQPAVRARLDVGFQLSAYEYLQATRLRARLTRAFVRDVLATVDVLVAPTIPEPAPTLEAAKAGTTADVVARMGRFSRLTRPWNGLGVPVLSLPCGFSAAGLPLGLQIVGRPFAEATVLRVGHAYEQAAGWWRRRPPLG
- a CDS encoding AAA family ATPase; the protein is MGSLRAALQAEPILIFLAGPNGSGKTTFFEEYLDDLGLPFVNADRVAHALRSADPSAPPDDIERRAFAEAERLRAAFVEARLPFCTETVFSDPVGAKRGFLESARAGGFIVFLIFIGLDSPLVSVARVKQRVQHGGHDVPDAKLHARFPRTLANLGAAIPLVDEAFVFDNSSYDEPYRIIAVYERGRLVSRHPPLPPWTRGLPGL